One Jeotgalicoccus saudimassiliensis DNA window includes the following coding sequences:
- a CDS encoding GNAT family N-acetyltransferase, with product MELVKYNSQYDNLINDYYLPEDQLYYSAMPSEAVEISRNNNDRHTILGLDDSELVTFFILHENDAVQPYSNQPNDILLRSFSTNYKHQGKGYARKTLELLPDFMKEHIPHIDGIVLGVNVKNTAAQGLYKKCGYVDEGNRVMGSKGEMIVMKYYL from the coding sequence ATGGAACTCGTAAAATACAATTCGCAGTACGACAATCTCATCAACGATTATTATTTACCGGAAGATCAGCTTTACTACAGTGCCATGCCTAGTGAAGCGGTTGAGATTTCAAGAAACAATAACGACAGGCACACCATTCTCGGTTTGGACGATAGCGAACTAGTTACGTTCTTTATCCTCCATGAAAATGATGCGGTGCAGCCTTATTCCAATCAGCCGAATGATATTTTACTGCGTTCGTTTTCTACCAACTACAAACATCAGGGCAAAGGCTACGCGAGAAAAACGCTCGAACTGCTGCCTGACTTTATGAAAGAGCATATCCCGCATATCGACGGTATTGTTCTTGGAGTTAACGTCAAAAACACTGCAGCCCAGGGCTTATATAAAAAGTGCGGTTATGTCGACGAAGGCAACCGTGTTATGGGCAGCAAGGGCGAGATGATTGTGATGAAATATTATCTGTAA
- a CDS encoding asparaginase: MSHIKLLTTGGTIASKRDPETGLQQTGLISGEELAEKLNLHENINISVEEIIKVSSSAITFENLITIKDAVLNALEDDDVDGIVITHGTDTLEETSYFLSQVIPAGKAVVVTGSQRGPELIGTDAYANLQDSITLAADADAAKIGVSVLFNSKIFMPRFVKKMSAMNVDGFGGGGTGYLGLVDGHDVKIYQHPAHSNTYNVEGQLPEVDIIKCALGTDAKFIDCAIDHKVAGLVIETMGRGHANDFVAAGVKRAVDAGIKVVITSASDEGDVKVAYDFSGGISKFEKDGAVNGGSYDSKKARLKLAVMIAAGEEVTAEDFKY, encoded by the coding sequence ATGTCACATATTAAACTGCTTACAACGGGCGGAACAATTGCCAGTAAACGCGATCCCGAGACAGGACTGCAGCAAACGGGTTTAATCAGCGGCGAAGAACTCGCAGAAAAACTTAATTTGCACGAGAATATTAATATCAGTGTGGAAGAGATTATTAAAGTCTCAAGCAGTGCCATCACATTCGAGAATCTGATAACGATAAAAGACGCAGTGCTCAATGCACTTGAGGATGATGACGTGGACGGTATCGTTATTACACATGGCACAGATACGCTGGAAGAGACATCTTACTTCTTAAGCCAGGTTATTCCGGCAGGGAAGGCTGTTGTCGTTACAGGTTCACAGCGCGGACCGGAGTTAATCGGTACCGATGCTTATGCGAACCTCCAGGATTCGATTACATTGGCTGCAGATGCCGATGCCGCTAAAATCGGCGTCAGCGTATTATTTAACTCAAAAATATTCATGCCGAGATTCGTGAAGAAAATGAGCGCGATGAACGTCGACGGTTTTGGCGGCGGAGGCACCGGTTATTTAGGCCTGGTGGACGGACACGATGTGAAAATCTATCAGCATCCGGCTCACAGCAATACATATAATGTAGAAGGGCAATTGCCGGAAGTCGATATTATTAAATGTGCATTAGGTACGGATGCGAAATTTATCGACTGTGCCATCGATCATAAAGTTGCAGGGCTCGTCATTGAAACGATGGGGCGCGGGCATGCGAATGATTTCGTGGCTGCCGGCGTGAAAAGAGCAGTTGATGCAGGTATTAAAGTTGTAATTACGAGCGCATCCGACGAAGGTGACGTTAAGGTCGCGTATGACTTTTCAGGCGGGATTTCAAAATTCGAAAAAGACGGTGCTGTAAATGGTGGCTCGTACGACAGCAAAAAAGCGAGATTGAAACTCGCAGTAATGATAGCTGCAGGAGAAGAAGTCACTGCAGAAGATTTTAAATACTAA
- a CDS encoding PQQ-dependent sugar dehydrogenase: MPKVSWSRFMFLTLLIFVLGLAACDNSGSSDEASTDDSEMATEESETATEESTEDSETATEESAESEPKVTEFEPAFPEQTRAPAVETETELNVEVIAEGLGVSWGMEEFDTNRLLVTQRDSAELLIVNLEDGSVSEPITGTPEVNNEDQGGLLDVTIAPDFEESRLIFMTFAQDVDEGTLTAVGKGVLSEDETSLEDFEVIFQAEPAYDGTLHYGGRIMFDDDGNLFLTTGERSDDPIRERAQDLDAYLGKVIHITQDGEAVDTNPFIEDEDALDGIYSYGHRNIQGVDFHPETGDLWIVEFGPQAGDELNIIEPGSNYGWPIVSYGIEYTGELINDGISEHDAQGFVEPRYYWDPTSAPSGMSFYDNDAIPEWENNLFIGGLAPNYIVRVVIEDDMIVGEERLLTDEGERFRDILITEDGALIAATDGGMIYKVTAAE, translated from the coding sequence ATGCCGAAGGTTTCATGGTCAAGATTCATGTTCCTTACATTGCTGATTTTCGTATTGGGTTTGGCGGCATGTGACAATAGCGGCAGTTCAGACGAAGCATCAACTGATGATTCGGAGATGGCAACTGAAGAATCTGAGACTGCAACAGAGGAATCAACTGAGGATTCAGAGACTGCAACTGAAGAAAGTGCTGAGTCCGAACCAAAAGTGACTGAGTTTGAGCCGGCATTTCCGGAGCAAACAAGAGCACCTGCAGTAGAGACTGAAACAGAATTAAATGTAGAAGTTATTGCTGAGGGTCTTGGGGTGTCCTGGGGTATGGAAGAGTTTGATACAAACCGCTTACTTGTTACACAAAGAGATTCGGCAGAACTTCTTATTGTAAACCTTGAAGATGGTTCTGTTTCAGAACCAATCACAGGTACACCGGAGGTAAATAACGAAGATCAGGGCGGTTTACTTGATGTAACTATTGCACCTGATTTCGAAGAATCAAGATTAATATTTATGACATTTGCTCAAGATGTTGATGAGGGTACCTTAACTGCTGTCGGTAAAGGTGTGCTGTCAGAAGATGAGACATCGCTTGAAGATTTTGAAGTCATCTTCCAGGCAGAACCGGCGTATGATGGTACCTTACACTACGGCGGACGTATTATGTTTGATGATGATGGCAACCTGTTCTTAACAACCGGGGAGCGTTCAGATGATCCAATTCGCGAACGTGCGCAAGACTTAGATGCTTACCTGGGTAAAGTAATTCACATTACGCAAGACGGGGAAGCAGTAGATACGAATCCATTTATCGAAGATGAAGACGCACTGGATGGTATTTACAGCTACGGTCACCGTAATATTCAAGGTGTGGACTTCCATCCTGAAACCGGAGACTTATGGATTGTTGAATTCGGTCCGCAAGCCGGGGATGAACTGAATATTATTGAACCAGGTTCTAACTATGGATGGCCAATTGTGTCTTATGGCATCGAATATACCGGGGAATTAATCAATGATGGTATTTCAGAACACGATGCACAGGGCTTTGTTGAACCAAGATACTATTGGGATCCAACAAGTGCACCAAGCGGTATGTCATTCTATGATAACGATGCAATTCCTGAATGGGAGAACAACCTGTTCATCGGCGGTTTAGCACCGAACTATATCGTCCGTGTCGTCATTGAAGACGATATGATTGTCGGGGAAGAACGTCTCTTAACTGACGAAGGCGAACGATTCCGTGATATTCTTATCACCGAAGACGGCGCGCTTATTGCAGCCACTGATGGCGGTATGATTTATAAAGTTACTGCAGCAGAATAA
- a CDS encoding DUF805 domain-containing protein gives MIIKSYIDFWKRIFDFTGRSTRSDFWVPFLTHIFIFLFFFYFGAIIDVPLGRYVVLITMVPSFTVTVRRLHDTNRTMLFAILFPISAVAAPIGGVVAFIGMFAWAGTGGTNTIAAVLIVSTLSLLLGVIIALYSLFLFILPGNKTSNKYGSGGSCVTSTTEI, from the coding sequence ATGATAATTAAAAGTTACATTGATTTCTGGAAACGTATTTTCGACTTCACTGGAAGATCGACCCGTTCTGACTTTTGGGTACCTTTTCTGACTCACATTTTTATCTTTCTTTTCTTTTTTTACTTTGGAGCAATCATAGACGTTCCGCTTGGAAGATATGTTGTGCTGATTACGATGGTGCCTTCATTTACTGTAACGGTCAGGCGTCTGCATGATACAAATCGTACGATGCTGTTTGCAATCCTTTTTCCTATCAGTGCTGTCGCAGCGCCTATAGGAGGTGTTGTAGCTTTTATAGGAATGTTTGCCTGGGCCGGCACTGGCGGTACTAATACAATTGCTGCTGTATTAATAGTCAGCACATTAAGCCTTCTTCTCGGCGTGATAATCGCCCTGTACAGTTTATTCTTGTTCATCCTTCCCGGTAATAAAACATCGAATAAGTATGGTTCAGGCGGAAGCTGTGTCACATCCACTACAGAGATATAA
- a CDS encoding alpha/beta fold hydrolase, translating to MKSHYITIDNTKLHYVTGGIDDGPVCLLLHGFPQSWITWRNVIPHLEEHYKIIAVDLRGYGDSDKPEGIENYTNKIMAQDIAEILAAQNVTDAYVVGHDRGARVARRLAYDNPELINRLALIEIMPMEYVYSLSAQEAAKKYWHWVFQVVPDLPETLISGKEEEYLKFLLSRGDGLFELLSSDGSWDEYLSHWKKPGAVKAALSDYRASYKFDLPEYQEKLESADKLNIDTLLLWGEKGNLSGLPVEDIWQQSINNVTGYELKSCGHYLLEEKGEEVAQHILEFDK from the coding sequence ATGAAAAGTCATTACATAACTATAGATAATACAAAACTGCATTACGTTACAGGCGGAATCGATGACGGTCCGGTCTGCCTGCTGCTTCACGGTTTTCCGCAAAGCTGGATTACTTGGCGTAATGTAATTCCTCATCTTGAAGAACATTATAAAATTATCGCAGTCGATCTAAGGGGTTACGGTGATTCTGACAAACCTGAAGGTATTGAAAACTATACAAATAAAATTATGGCTCAGGACATCGCTGAAATTCTCGCTGCACAAAATGTCACGGATGCTTACGTTGTCGGTCATGACCGCGGTGCACGTGTTGCACGCAGACTGGCCTATGACAATCCGGAGTTAATTAACCGCCTCGCTTTAATTGAAATTATGCCGATGGAATATGTCTATTCTTTATCGGCACAAGAAGCTGCGAAAAAATATTGGCACTGGGTATTTCAGGTTGTGCCTGATTTACCGGAGACTTTAATCTCAGGCAAAGAAGAAGAATATTTAAAATTTCTGTTAAGCCGGGGTGATGGTTTATTCGAACTATTAAGTTCAGATGGTTCGTGGGATGAGTATCTCTCACACTGGAAAAAGCCGGGAGCAGTAAAAGCAGCATTGAGTGATTACAGAGCCTCGTACAAATTTGATTTACCGGAATATCAGGAAAAGCTGGAATCAGCAGACAAATTAAATATAGATACACTGCTGCTTTGGGGAGAAAAAGGCAATCTGTCCGGCCTGCCGGTTGAAGATATATGGCAGCAATCCATAAATAACGTGACCGGCTATGAACTTAAAAGCTGCGGTCACTACCTGCTTGAAGAAAAAGGCGAAGAAGTCGCACAGCATATTCTTGAATTTGATAAATAA
- a CDS encoding zinc-binding dehydrogenase, producing MKAIYHEGVQSLEGIQYGEVEQDKIDDGEVVVKMKTAGLNHRDLFIPARHNENDPPIVLGSDGAGVVAQIGAGVKNVKVGDEVIINPSLGWEKNSAVPPEGFEITGFPFNGTFGEYMTIPAENAVPKPAHLNWEEAGVLALSAMTAYRALFTRGQLEAGQTVLIPGATGGAGTFLMQFAKAAGATVYITSRSEEKRQEALKLGADKAIDSERDWHEQLDGKKVDLVIESVGAATFNKSVDQLKRGGTLVAFGASAGDTVDFDLRKFFYGQFNLLGSTMASTDELNDMLDFIEKHNIKPVMDKSYKMEDFKEAFDRLDKAGMMGKIAFTL from the coding sequence ATGAAGGCTATATACCATGAAGGTGTGCAGAGTCTCGAAGGGATTCAGTACGGTGAAGTCGAACAGGATAAAATCGACGACGGCGAAGTCGTCGTGAAAATGAAGACTGCCGGATTAAATCACAGGGATTTATTTATCCCGGCGAGGCATAACGAAAATGATCCGCCGATTGTACTCGGTTCGGATGGTGCAGGGGTTGTGGCGCAGATTGGTGCCGGCGTCAAAAATGTTAAAGTCGGCGACGAAGTCATTATCAATCCGTCGCTCGGCTGGGAGAAAAACAGTGCGGTGCCGCCTGAAGGGTTTGAAATTACGGGCTTTCCGTTTAACGGCACTTTCGGAGAGTACATGACGATTCCGGCAGAGAATGCCGTACCGAAACCGGCGCATTTAAACTGGGAGGAAGCAGGTGTGCTCGCATTATCTGCGATGACAGCTTACCGTGCGCTGTTTACACGCGGTCAGCTTGAAGCGGGGCAGACGGTACTGATTCCGGGTGCAACCGGCGGTGCGGGGACGTTTCTCATGCAGTTTGCCAAAGCTGCAGGTGCGACTGTCTATATCACTTCCCGTTCTGAAGAAAAACGTCAGGAAGCGCTGAAACTCGGTGCCGATAAAGCGATTGATTCAGAACGTGACTGGCACGAACAGCTCGACGGGAAAAAAGTCGATTTAGTCATTGAAAGCGTCGGCGCGGCAACGTTCAACAAATCTGTTGACCAGCTGAAGCGCGGCGGCACTTTAGTGGCGTTCGGAGCTTCTGCAGGAGACACCGTCGATTTTGATCTGCGCAAATTTTTCTACGGTCAGTTTAATCTGCTCGGTTCGACGATGGCGAGTACAGATGAGCTTAACGACATGCTTGATTTCATTGAAAAACATAACATTAAACCGGTAATGGACAAATCTTATAAAATGGAAGATTTTAAAGAGGCGTTCGACCGTCTCGACAAAGCCGGCATGATGGGGAAAATTGCATTTACTTTATAA
- a CDS encoding ABC transporter ATP-binding protein gives MFGYIRKISWYIFSNKKRYAFIVIFLLIANVLDIIPPQLIGRTIDLINNGELTQEMTRNILIIFAAVIILSYTVSYWWGYLLFEGAIKIESILRSRLMRKFLLLSPSFYERSKTGDLMAKATNDLRTVNMATGFGIITLLDATTFLLTIVLVMGFTISWQLTFFALIPLPLLAIIEQRLGKMINKRHKSSQEAFGVMNDAVLEVVEGVRLTRSYVQEDAENNRFKRLTDNYLNKFMKVEKLDAFFQPLTIIVVSSSIAISFSYGAVLVNSGAITVGELITFNVYLNMLIWPMFALGMLFNIMERGNASYDRIQHVLDETDDLKAGGEETVKETNFNFNEVSFKYPTGKHNSLENITIELNKGETLGIVGRTGSGKSTFIKQLLKIYPEGTGDLVIDGINISNLNREKLREKLGYVSQENILFSRTVRENIMFGKPDATEAEMMEAIRLSAFDEDLKRMPEGLDTLVGEKGVSLSGGQKQRISIARSLIRQPDILILDDALSAVDARTEQRIINHIKNNRLGKTTIIITHRLSAVHHADKIIVLDNGRIVESGTHEQLSEGSGWYSAQNDYFITGGES, from the coding sequence ATGTTTGGTTACATCAGGAAAATCAGCTGGTATATTTTCTCGAACAAAAAGCGTTATGCATTTATCGTTATCTTTTTACTGATTGCGAACGTACTCGATATTATTCCGCCGCAGCTGATCGGCCGGACTATCGATTTAATTAACAACGGTGAACTGACGCAGGAAATGACGCGCAATATATTAATTATTTTTGCAGCAGTCATTATTTTATCCTACACGGTCAGTTACTGGTGGGGCTATCTGCTCTTTGAAGGGGCAATTAAAATCGAATCCATATTACGCAGCAGGCTGATGCGTAAATTTCTGCTCCTGTCGCCGAGCTTTTATGAGCGGAGCAAGACCGGTGACTTAATGGCGAAAGCAACGAATGATCTCAGAACAGTCAATATGGCGACGGGATTCGGAATTATTACACTGCTCGATGCCACGACATTTTTACTGACAATCGTCCTGGTGATGGGCTTTACAATCAGCTGGCAGCTGACGTTCTTTGCGCTCATACCGCTGCCGCTCCTTGCGATTATTGAACAGCGTCTCGGCAAAATGATTAACAAAAGGCATAAATCATCACAGGAAGCATTCGGTGTGATGAACGATGCGGTGCTGGAAGTCGTCGAAGGTGTCAGACTGACGCGCAGCTACGTGCAGGAAGACGCTGAAAATAACAGATTCAAACGTCTGACGGATAACTATTTAAATAAATTTATGAAAGTCGAGAAACTCGATGCTTTCTTTCAGCCGCTGACGATTATCGTCGTGTCATCCAGTATTGCGATTTCGTTCAGCTACGGTGCAGTACTCGTTAACAGCGGCGCGATTACCGTCGGTGAACTGATTACATTTAATGTGTATCTGAACATGCTGATCTGGCCGATGTTTGCGCTCGGCATGCTGTTTAACATTATGGAGCGCGGCAATGCGTCATACGACCGGATCCAGCATGTGCTTGATGAGACCGATGATTTAAAAGCAGGCGGGGAAGAGACGGTAAAAGAGACGAATTTCAACTTTAACGAAGTGTCGTTTAAATATCCGACCGGTAAACACAACAGTCTGGAAAATATAACTATTGAACTGAACAAAGGCGAAACGCTCGGAATTGTCGGCAGGACCGGCAGCGGTAAGTCGACGTTTATCAAGCAGCTGTTAAAAATTTATCCGGAAGGGACCGGCGATTTAGTTATCGACGGCATTAATATTTCAAATCTTAACCGGGAGAAACTGCGCGAGAAGCTCGGGTACGTTTCCCAGGAAAACATTTTGTTTTCGCGCACGGTCAGAGAAAATATTATGTTCGGGAAGCCGGATGCGACAGAAGCGGAAATGATGGAAGCCATCCGTCTGAGTGCGTTCGATGAAGATTTAAAACGCATGCCGGAAGGTCTCGATACGCTCGTCGGAGAAAAAGGGGTGTCGTTAAGCGGCGGACAGAAACAACGCATTTCAATTGCGCGCAGTCTGATCAGACAGCCCGATATTTTAATTCTGGACGATGCGTTAAGCGCCGTCGATGCACGGACTGAACAGAGAATTATTAACCATATTAAAAACAACCGTCTGGGCAAAACGACGATTATTATTACGCACCGCCTGTCAGCAGTGCATCATGCCGATAAAATTATCGTGCTCGATAACGGCAGAATAGTTGAATCCGGCACACATGAGCAGCTGTCTGAAGGCAGCGGCTGGTATTCGGCACAAAACGATTATTTCATTACAGGGGGTGAGTCGTAA
- a CDS encoding ABC transporter ATP-binding protein — MKEMLRLLPYVKQYKGMFSGGILLMILMVGFELAGPLIAAAIIDNHIKLGEGNILIRPILYLIALFLAIKLMHAAASYFAQIVLISAGTKAIQQMRLDVFKHVQQLPIRYFDNLPAGKVVARITNDTESILQLFASVIPMFMVSILTIFSITAIVFYVHMWTGIVMLLFIPVIIIWGVLYKKYSNENNHIKRERNSDMNAMINESINGMPIIQVFNREDQIKEEFEKINSEYYDSASSLVKLESLTGENLANSIRSLVFAILVYIFAGAFLNGTGALTVGLMYLLVDYITRFFNPLFNIINQLSIFEQARVAADKVLEMLDAEPEKEEGHALDTFSGNISFRNVSFSYDGKRDVLKNINIDAAQGETIALVGHTGSGKSSIINLLMRFYDPGNGAIYFDESDTKQIDKQSLRRFMSIVLQDPFIYSGTLLYNVRLNNENITEREVLKALEDVGAGPLIARLPDGIHSELAERGATLSLGERQLISFARALAFNPTVLVLDEATSNIDSETEQLIQYAMNVVSKDRTTFIIAHRLSTIQHADQIVLLENGEIKEQGNHDSLMELGKDYYKMYEMQMG, encoded by the coding sequence ATGAAGGAAATGCTCAGATTACTGCCGTACGTTAAGCAGTACAAAGGAATGTTTTCAGGCGGCATTTTACTCATGATATTAATGGTCGGCTTTGAACTCGCCGGCCCGCTGATCGCAGCAGCGATTATCGATAACCATATTAAACTTGGAGAGGGCAATATTTTAATCCGGCCGATTTTATATCTCATTGCACTGTTTCTTGCGATAAAACTCATGCACGCAGCGGCGAGCTACTTTGCACAGATTGTGCTCATATCCGCAGGAACGAAAGCGATTCAGCAGATGCGTCTCGACGTCTTTAAACACGTCCAGCAACTGCCGATCCGGTATTTTGATAATCTGCCGGCAGGTAAAGTGGTGGCGAGAATTACGAATGATACTGAGTCCATACTCCAGCTGTTTGCCTCGGTTATTCCGATGTTTATGGTCAGTATATTAACGATTTTCAGCATTACGGCAATCGTCTTTTACGTTCACATGTGGACAGGGATTGTCATGCTGCTGTTTATTCCGGTAATTATTATATGGGGTGTGCTGTATAAAAAATATTCCAATGAAAACAATCATATTAAACGCGAAAGAAACAGCGATATGAACGCCATGATTAATGAATCGATCAATGGGATGCCGATCATTCAGGTGTTCAACCGCGAAGACCAGATCAAAGAAGAGTTTGAAAAAATCAACAGTGAATACTACGACAGTGCAAGCAGTCTCGTGAAACTGGAAAGTCTGACAGGTGAAAACCTGGCGAACTCAATCCGTTCACTCGTGTTTGCGATACTGGTGTATATATTTGCAGGCGCATTTTTAAACGGTACCGGTGCACTGACAGTCGGGCTGATGTATCTGCTCGTCGATTACATTACGAGATTCTTCAACCCGCTGTTTAACATTATTAATCAGCTCAGCATATTCGAGCAGGCGCGTGTCGCAGCGGACAAAGTGCTGGAAATGCTCGATGCGGAACCTGAAAAAGAAGAAGGGCACGCACTCGATACGTTCAGCGGCAACATTTCATTTAGAAACGTCAGCTTTTCTTATGACGGTAAACGGGATGTACTGAAAAATATTAATATCGATGCGGCTCAGGGTGAAACGATTGCGCTTGTCGGCCACACAGGTTCCGGCAAAAGTTCGATTATTAATCTTCTCATGCGCTTTTATGATCCGGGGAACGGCGCGATTTACTTCGATGAATCCGATACGAAGCAGATTGATAAACAGAGTCTCCGCCGTTTTATGTCGATTGTGCTGCAGGATCCGTTTATATACAGCGGGACATTGCTGTATAACGTCAGGCTGAACAATGAGAACATTACGGAAAGAGAAGTATTAAAAGCGCTGGAAGATGTCGGGGCGGGACCGCTTATCGCGCGTCTTCCGGACGGCATTCACTCGGAATTAGCAGAGCGGGGTGCGACGCTGTCACTCGGGGAAAGACAGCTGATTTCATTTGCCCGGGCACTCGCGTTTAATCCGACAGTGCTCGTGCTCGATGAAGCAACCAGCAATATCGACTCGGAAACTGAACAGCTGATTCAGTACGCAATGAACGTCGTGTCAAAAGACCGGACAACATTTATTATTGCGCACAGACTGTCGACGATTCAGCATGCGGATCAAATTGTACTGCTTGAAAATGGTGAAATTAAAGAACAGGGCAATCATGATTCGTTAATGGAACTTGGCAAAGACTATTACAAAATGTATGAAATGCAGATGGGATGA
- a CDS encoding ASCH domain-containing protein: MNTEQYWNAFINKHPAYAEKSYTAWPFGAEPDELAALTANGTKTLTCSSLKEYEVENESLPGAGDVSIVLGADSTPKCIIENTNVYTIAFKDADEEIAYKEGEGDRSLSYWRQAHIDFFNWLYPEMGLVFSEDEQIVVEEFKLIYV, from the coding sequence ATGAATACAGAACAATATTGGAACGCGTTTATAAATAAGCATCCGGCATACGCGGAAAAAAGCTATACGGCATGGCCGTTCGGTGCAGAACCGGATGAGCTTGCAGCACTCACAGCGAACGGCACGAAAACGTTAACGTGCAGCAGTTTAAAAGAATATGAAGTGGAAAACGAAAGTCTCCCCGGGGCTGGTGATGTCAGTATCGTGCTCGGTGCTGACAGTACACCGAAATGTATTATCGAAAACACGAACGTGTACACGATTGCTTTTAAAGACGCAGACGAAGAAATCGCTTATAAAGAAGGCGAGGGCGACCGGTCTTTATCTTACTGGAGACAGGCACACATCGATTTCTTTAACTGGCTGTACCCTGAAATGGGACTCGTGTTCAGCGAAGATGAGCAGATCGTCGTCGAAGAGTTTAAATTAATTTACGTATAA
- a CDS encoding 5-methyltetrahydropteroyltriglutamate--homocysteine S-methyltransferase, whose amino-acid sequence MSVTAVKTAPFKFDNVGSFLRPADLKQAREDFKAGSITQEELTSVENEAIKNLVQKQKDIGLKAITDGEFRRSWWHLDFFWGLNGVEKSDVENGYNFVAIETRAETARLTGKISGENHPFIDHFKYINQFADGDIIARQTIPAPAQFLRELTRPEIKAATEAIYPDEAELVKDIAAAYRTFIQELHEAGCTNLQLDDCTWGMIVDENFWKNRTDGLTIDILAEQYVELNNSAIEEKPEGLTITTHVCRGNYRSTWASSGAYDKISDELFGRENVAGYYLEFDTERAGGFESLEKVSGDKKVVLGLVSSKVPELESKAEIISRIEEAAKYIDKDRLCLSPQCGFASTEEGNNLTEEEQWAKLQLVKEISEEVWGS is encoded by the coding sequence ATGTCAGTCACAGCAGTTAAAACAGCACCGTTTAAATTTGATAACGTCGGGAGTTTTTTACGTCCCGCTGATTTAAAGCAGGCACGTGAAGATTTTAAAGCGGGCAGCATTACTCAGGAGGAACTTACTTCAGTTGAAAACGAAGCGATTAAAAATCTGGTCCAAAAACAGAAGGACATCGGTCTGAAGGCAATTACGGACGGGGAGTTCCGCCGTTCATGGTGGCATCTCGATTTCTTCTGGGGACTGAACGGGGTTGAAAAATCCGATGTTGAAAACGGCTATAACTTCGTTGCGATTGAAACGAGAGCCGAGACTGCGCGCCTGACAGGCAAAATCAGCGGTGAGAATCATCCGTTTATCGACCATTTTAAATATATTAACCAGTTTGCGGACGGAGATATTATCGCGCGCCAGACGATTCCGGCACCGGCACAGTTTTTAAGAGAGCTGACGCGCCCGGAAATTAAAGCAGCGACGGAAGCCATTTATCCGGATGAGGCGGAACTCGTTAAAGATATCGCAGCAGCGTACCGCACGTTCATTCAGGAACTGCATGAAGCAGGCTGTACGAATTTACAGCTGGATGACTGCACGTGGGGCATGATCGTCGATGAGAACTTCTGGAAAAATAGAACGGACGGACTGACGATCGATATCCTCGCCGAACAATACGTTGAACTGAACAACAGCGCGATTGAAGAAAAACCTGAAGGACTGACGATTACGACGCATGTCTGCCGCGGGAACTACCGTTCAACGTGGGCATCATCTGGTGCATACGATAAAATATCAGACGAGTTATTCGGCAGGGAAAATGTTGCAGGGTATTATCTCGAGTTCGATACGGAACGTGCCGGCGGATTTGAATCGCTTGAAAAAGTGAGCGGTGACAAAAAAGTGGTGCTCGGGCTCGTATCATCGAAAGTGCCTGAGCTTGAAAGTAAAGCGGAGATTATTTCACGTATTGAAGAAGCGGCGAAATACATCGATAAAGACAGATTATGCCTGAGTCCGCAGTGCGGATTTGCATCGACGGAAGAAGGAAATAATCTGACTGAAGAAGAACAGTGGG